The Hevea brasiliensis isolate MT/VB/25A 57/8 chromosome 1, ASM3005281v1, whole genome shotgun sequence genome has a window encoding:
- the LOC131179334 gene encoding probable inactive chitinase-like protein LaCIC codes for MRASAFTVSCLLLASLLLGTSAEQCGRQAGGALCPGGLCCSQFGWCGNTPDYCGATCQSQCGGGGSGGGDLTSIISGATFNQMLKHRNDGGCPAKGFYTYDAFISAAKAFPTFGTTGDVATRKREIAAFFAQTSHETTGGWGTAPDGPFAWGYCYLREQNPGSYCSPSPTFPCAPGKQYYGRGPIQISWNYNYGQCGRAIGVDLLNNPDLVATDAVISFKTAIWFWMTAQSPKPSCHDVIIGRWSPSAADRSAGRVPGYGLVTNIINGGLECGKGWNAKVEDRIGFYKRYCDILGVGYGNNLDCYNQKPFGNGLLDLVDAL; via the exons ATGAGGGCTTCGGCTTTCACAGTTTCTTGTCTGCTGTTGGCGTCCCTTTTgcttggaacttcagctgagcaATGTGGTAGGCAAGCTGGGGGTGCCTTATGCCCAGGAGGCCTATGTTGTAGCCAATTTGGTTGGTGTGGTAACACGCCTGATTACTGTGGTGCCACCTGCCAAAGCCAATGTGGCGGTGGAGGTAGCGGCGGCGGAGACCTTACTAGTATCATCTCAGGAGCAACGTTTAATCAGATGCTCAAACATAGAAATGATGGTGGTTGCCCGGCCAAGGGATTTTACACCTATGACGCTTTTATCTCAGCAGCCAAAGCTTTTCCTACCTTCGGCACCACCGGGGATGTTGCGACACGTAAAAGGGAGATTGCTGCCTTCTTTGCCCAGACATCTCATGAAACTACAG GAGGGTGGGGAACTGCACCAGATGGACCATTTGCTTGGGGATATTGCTATCTGAGGGAACAAAATCCAGGGTCTTACTGTTCTCCAAGTCCCACTTTTCCTTGTGCTCCTGGCAAACAATATTACGGTAGAGGTCCTATCCAAATTTCATG GAATTACAATTATGGGCAGTGTGGGAGAGCCATAGGCGTAGACCTATTGAACAATCCAGACCTTGTGGCAACAGATGCAGTCATTTCTTTTAAGACAGCAATATGGTTCTGGATGACTGCACAATCTCCAAAGCCCTCTTGCCACGATGTCATCATCGGCCGATGGTCGCCCTCCGCTGCTGATAGGTCAGCCGGAAGAGTTCCAGGTTATGGTTTGGTAACAAACATCATCAATGGTGGTCTTGAATGTGGTAAGGGTTGGAATGCCAAAGTTGAAGATCGCATTGGGTTCTATAAGAGATACTGTGATATACTTGGAGTTGGCTATGGTAACAATCTTGACTGCTACAACCAAAAACCGTTTGGAAATGGGCTTTTGGACTTGGTAGATGCTCTATAA